In one window of Chryseobacterium viscerum DNA:
- a CDS encoding Crp/Fnr family transcriptional regulator: MLHQLRSHIEKILPLNDDEFELISSCFIYKKYKKHQFLVQEGESVPYNYFVLKGLLKLVYSDETGKEHIIGFAMEDWWETDFPAYYQQTLATMSLECLEDTEVLCLQLDDYKKLCTQLPKLEHFFLEKAYMGFITAQQRTISMMTTGIKERYDQLLKKYPSLVQRVPKSLLAAYLGVSRETLSRLPL; the protein is encoded by the coding sequence ATGCTGCATCAGCTGAGGTCTCATATCGAAAAAATACTACCCCTTAATGATGATGAGTTTGAATTGATATCATCCTGTTTTATCTATAAAAAATATAAAAAACATCAGTTTTTAGTACAGGAAGGAGAATCAGTTCCTTACAATTATTTTGTCCTGAAAGGTCTTTTGAAACTGGTTTATTCTGATGAAACCGGAAAAGAGCATATTATCGGCTTTGCCATGGAAGATTGGTGGGAAACAGATTTTCCTGCTTACTATCAGCAAACTTTGGCAACCATGTCTTTGGAATGCCTTGAAGATACAGAAGTATTGTGCCTTCAGTTAGATGACTACAAAAAGCTCTGTACCCAACTGCCAAAACTGGAACATTTTTTTCTGGAAAAAGCATACATGGGATTTATTACCGCTCAGCAACGAACTATTTCCATGATGACAACCGGAATAAAAGAACGGTATGACCAGCTTTTGAAAAAATATCCTTCTTTAGTTCAACGGGTACCGAAATCTCTTTTAGCAGCTTATTTAGGCGTTTCCAGGGAAACTTTAAGCCGTCTTCCACTGTAA
- a CDS encoding TlpA family protein disulfide reductase, with the protein MIRKNGSTAILTILFIIVLVNKDAKAWLMRQVASTGILNSSISESKKNQNASARVSYAGFMLKSEGGTIINTSDLQNKVVFINFWASWCPPCRAEFPSVQKLYDQYKNNPDIVFLTVNLDDNTALGKSYLKEKGFTVPFLVPAGNIPGVLYSGSLPTTVVLDKKGDIRLHHKGLADYSKDSFYKQIDELLKQKP; encoded by the coding sequence GTGATCAGGAAAAATGGTTCCACTGCAATACTGACAATATTGTTCATTATCGTATTGGTGAATAAAGATGCAAAAGCATGGCTGATGAGACAGGTGGCTTCCACGGGAATTCTCAATTCCAGTATATCAGAATCAAAAAAGAATCAGAATGCTTCAGCAAGGGTTTCCTATGCCGGATTTATGCTGAAAAGTGAAGGTGGAACCATCATTAATACTTCTGATTTACAAAATAAAGTAGTCTTCATTAATTTTTGGGCTTCATGGTGTCCTCCCTGCAGAGCAGAATTTCCCTCTGTTCAGAAGCTGTATGATCAGTATAAAAATAATCCGGACATTGTATTTCTTACCGTAAATCTTGATGATAACACAGCTCTTGGAAAATCTTATTTAAAGGAAAAAGGCTTTACAGTTCCTTTTCTGGTGCCGGCTGGCAATATTCCGGGTGTACTTTACAGTGGGTCATTGCCTACAACGGTAGTGCTGGATAAAAAAGGTGACATCCGCCTGCATCATAAGGGGCTGGCAGATTACAGTAAAGACTCCTTTTACAAACAGATCGATGAACTATTGAAACAAAAGCCTTAA